One stretch of Camelus bactrianus isolate YW-2024 breed Bactrian camel chromosome 19, ASM4877302v1, whole genome shotgun sequence DNA includes these proteins:
- the PLCG1 gene encoding 1-phosphatidylinositol 4,5-bisphosphate phosphodiesterase gamma-1 isoform X3 — translation MAGAASPCANGCGPGAPSDAEVLNLCRNLEVGTVMTLFYSKKSQRPERKTFQVKLETRQIIWSRGADKFEGAIDIREIKEIRPGKTSRDFDRYQEDPAFRPDQSHCFVILYGMEFRLKTLSLQATSEDEVNMWIKGLTWLMEDTLQAATPLQIERWLRKQFYSVDRNHEDRISAKDLKNMLSQVNYRVPNMRFLRERLTDLEQRTSDITYGQFAQLYRSLMYSAQKTMDLPFLEASALRAGERPELCRVSLPEFQQFLLEYQGELWAVDRLQVQEFMLSFLRDPLREIEEPYFFLEEFVTFLFSKENSVWNSQLDAVCPDTMNNPLSHYWISSSHNTYLTGDQFSSESSLEAYARCLRMGCRCIELDCWDGPDGMPVIYHGHTLTTKIKFSDVLHTIKEHAFVASEYPVILSIEDHCSIAQQRNMAQHFRKVLGDTLLTKPVDIAADGLPSPNQLKRKILIKHKKLAEGSAYEEVPTSVMYSENDISNSIKNGILYLEDPVNHEWYPHYFVLTSSKIYYSEETSSDQGNEDEEEPKEASGGTELHSNEKWFHGKLGAGRDGRHIAERLLTEYCIETGAPDGSFLVRESETFVGDYTLSFWRNGKVQHCRIHSRQDAGTPKFFLTDNLVFDSLYDLITHYQQVPLRCNEFEMRLSEPVPQTNAHESKEWYHASLTRAQAEHMLMRVPRDGAFLVRKRNEPNSYAISFRAEGKIKHCRVQQEGQTVMLGNSEFDSLVDLVSYYERHPLYRKMKLRYPINEEALEKIGTAEPDYGALYEGRNPGFYVEANPMPTFKCAVKALFDYKAQREDELTFTKSAIIQNVEKQEGGWWRGDYGGKKQLWFPSNYVEEMVSPAALEPEREHLDENSPLGDLLRGVLDVPACQIAIRPEGKNNRLFVFSISMASVAHWSLDVAADSQEELQDWVKKIREVAQTADARLTEGKMMERRKKIALELSELVVYCRPVPFDEDKIGTERACYRDMSSFPETKAEKYVNKAKGKKFLQYNRLQLSRIYPKGQRLDSSNYDPLPMWICGSQLVALNFQTPDKPMQMNQALFMAGGHCGYVLQPSTMRDEAFDPFDKSSLRGLEPCAISIEVLGARHLPKNGRGIVCPFVEIEVAGAEYDSTKQKTEFVVDNGLNPVWPAKPFHFQISNPEFAFLRFVVYEEDMFSDQNFLAQATFLVKGLKTGYRAVPLKNNYSEDLELASLLVKIDVFPAKQENGDLSPFGGASLRERGCDASGQLFHGRAREGSFEARYQQPFEDFRISQEHLSDHFDSRERRAPRRTRVNGDNRL, via the exons ATGGCGGGCGCCGCGTCCCCCTGCGCCAATGGCTGCGGGCCCGGCGCGCCCTCGGACGCTGAGGTGCTGAACCTCTGCCGCAACCTCGAGGTGGGCACCGTCATGACTTTGTTCTACTCCAAGAAGTCGCAGCGGCCCGAGCGGAAGACCTTCCAGGTCAAGCTGGAGACGCGGCAGATCATATGGAGCCGTGGCGCCGACAAGTTCGAGGGGGCCA TCGATATTCGTGAAATCAAGGAGATCCGCCCAGGGAAGACCTCACGGGACTTTGACCGCTACCAAGAGGATCCTGCTTTTCGACCAGACCAGTCACACTGCTTTGTCATCCTGTATGGAATGGAATTCCGCCTGAAGACTTTGAGCTTGCAAG CCACGTCTGAGGACGAAGTGAACATGTGGATCAAGGGCTTGACTTGGCTGATGGAGGATACATTGCAGGCGGCCACACCCCTGCAGATTGAGAG GTGGCTGCGGAAGCAGTTCTACTCAGTGGACCGGAATCATGAGGATCG TATATCAGCCAAGGACCTGAAGAACATGCTGTCCCAGGTCAACTACCGGGTCCCCAACATGCGCTTCCTCCGAGAGCGACTGACG GACCTGGAGCAGCGCACCAGCGACATCACCTATGGGCAGTTTGCTCAGCTGTACCGCAGCCTCATGTACAGCGCCCAGAAGACG ATGGACCTCCCCTTCCTGGAAGCCAGTGCCCTGAG GGCGGGGGAGCGGCCGGAGCTCTGCCGGGTGTCCCTTCCTGAGTTCCAGCAATTCCTCCTCGAGTACCAGGGG GAGCTGTGGGCTGTTGACCGGCTCCAAGTGCAGGAGTTCATGCTCAGCTTCCTCCGAGACCCCTTGCGAGAGATCGAGGAGCCTTActtcttcctggaagag TTTGTCACCTTCCTGTTCTCCAAGGAGAACAGTGTGTGGAACTCGCAGCTGGACGCCGTGTGCCCAGACACCATGAACAATCCTCTCTCCCACTACTGGATCTCCTCCTCACACAACAC GTACCTGACTGGTGACCAGTTCTCCAGCGAGTCCTCCCTGGAAGCCTACGCTCGCTGCCTGCGGATGGGCTGTCGCTGCATTGAGT TGGACTGCTGGGATGGCCCAGACGGGATGCCAGTCATTTACCATGGACACACCTTGACCACCAAGATCAAGTTCTCAGACGTCCTGCACACCATCAAGGAGCACGCCTTTGTGGCCTCAGA GTACCCAGTCATCCTGTCCATCGAGGACCACTGCAGCATCGCCCAGCAGAGGAACATGGCCCAGCACTTCAGGAAGGTGCTCGGGGACACACTCCTCACCAAGCCCGTGGACATCGCCGCCGACGGGCTCCCCTCACCCAACCAGCTCAAGAGGAAGATCCTCATCAAG CACAAGAAGCTGGCTGAGGGCAGTGCCTATGAGGAGGTGCCTACGTCCGTGATGTACTCTGAGAACGACATCAGCAACTCCATCAAGAACGGCATTCTCTACCTGGAGGACCCCGTGAACCAC GAGTGGTATCCCCACTACTTTGTTCTGACCAGCAGCAAAATCTACTACTCTGAGGAGACCAGCAGTGACCAGGGCAATGAGGACGAAGAGGAGCCCAAGGAG GCCAGCGGCGGCACAGAGCTGCACTCCAACGAGAAGTGGTTCCATGGGAAgctcggggcggggcgggacggGCGACACATCGCCGAGCGCCTGCTTACAGAGTACTGCATCGAGACCGGGGCACCCGACGGCTCCTTCCTCGTGCGCGAGAGCGAGACCTTCGTGGGCGACTACACCCTCTCCTTCTG GCGGAACGGGAAAGTCCAGCACTGCCGGATCCACTCTCGGCAGGACGCTGGGACCCCCAAGTTCTTCCTGACAGACAACCTCGTCTTCGACTCACTCTATGACCTCATCACGCACTACCAGCAGGTGCCCCTGCGCTGCAACGAATTTGAGATGCGCCTCTCAGAGCCCGTCCCACAGACCAACGCCCACGAGAGCAAAGA GTGGTACCACGCCAGCCTGACCAGAGCACAGGCCGAGCACATGCTGATGCGCGTACCCCGGGATGGGGCCTTCCTGGTGCGGAAACGGAATGAGCCCAACTCCTACGCCATCTCCTTCCG GGCTGAGGGGAAGATCAAGCACTGCCGAGTCCAGCAGGAGGGCCAGACTGTGATGCTGGGCAACTCAGAGTTTGACAGCCTCGTTGACCTCGTCAGCTACTATGAGAGGCACCCCCTGTACCGCAAGATGAAGCTGCGCTATCCCATCAATGAGGAGGCGCTGGAGAAGATTGGCACGGCT GAGCCTGACTATGGAGCGCTGTACGAGGGGCGCAACCCTGGCTTCTACGTGGAGGCAAACCCCATGCCAACTTTCAAG TGTGCCGTCAAAGCTCTCTTTGACTATAAGGCCCAGAGAGAAGATGAGCTGACTTTCACCAAGAGTGCCATCATCCAGAACGTGGAGAAGCAAGAGGGAGGCTG GTGGCGGGGGGACTATGGTGGGAAGAAGCAGCTGTGGTTCCCTTCAAACTACGTGGAAGAGATGGTCAGCCCAGCAGCCCTGGAGCCTGAGAGGGAG CACTTGGACGAGAACAGCCCCCTGGGGGACTTGCTGCGGGGGGTCTTGGATGTGCCAGCTTGTCAGATAG CCATCCGTCCCGAGGGCAAGAACAACCGGCTGTTCGTCTTCTCCATCAGCATGGCATCAGTGGCACACTGGTCCCTGGATGTGGCTGCTGACTcacaggaggagctgcaggactGGGTGAAAAAGATCCGAGAAGTAGCCCAGACTGCGGATGCCAGG CTCACAGAGGGGAAGATGATGGAGCGGAGGAAGAAGATCGCCCTGGAGCTCTCGGAGCTTGTTGTCTACTGCCGGCCTGTTCCCTTCGACGAAGACA AGATCGGCACAGAACGCGCTTGCTACCGGGACATGTCATCCTTCCCGGAAACCAAGGCTGAGAAATACGTGAACAAGGCCAAAGGCAAGAAGTTCCTCCAGTACAACCGGCTGCAGCTGTCCCGCATCTACCCCAAGGGCCAGCGGCTGGACTCCTCCAACTATGACCCTTTGCCCATGTGGATCTGTGGCAGTCAGCTGGTGGCCCTCAACTTCCAGACCCCAG ACAAGCCCATGCAGATGAACCAGGCCCTCTTCATGGCCGGCGGGCACTGTGGCTACGTGCTGCAGCCCAGCACCATGCGGGACGAGGCCTTCGACCCCTTCGACAAGAGCAGCCTCCGGGGGCTGGAGCCGTGTGCTATCTCCATCGAG GTGCTGGGGGCCCGACATCTGCCGAAGAACGGCCGGGGCATCGTGTGTCCTTTTGTGGAGATTgaggtggctggagcagagtatGACAGCACCAAGCAGAAGACAGAGTTTGTGG TGGACAACGGACTGAACCCTGTGTGGCCAGCCAAGCCCTTCCACTTCCAGATCAGTAACCCCGAATTCGCCTTCCTGCGTTTCGTGGTGTATGAGGAAGACATGTTTAGTGACCAGAACTTCCTGGCTCAGGCCACCTTCTTGGTGAAGGGCCTGAAGACGG GATACAGAGCGGTGCCTTTGAAGAACAACTACAGTGAGGACCTGGAGCTGGCCTCCCTGCTCGTCAAGATAGATGTTTTCCCTGCCAAG CAGGAGAACGGCGACCTGAGTCCATTCGGCGGGGCATCCCTGCGGGAGCGAGGCTGCGACGCCTCGGGCCAGCTATTTCATGGGCGGGCCCGGGAAGGCTCCTTTGAAGCCCGCTACCAGCAGCCATTTGAGGACTTCCGCATCTCCCAGGAGCATCTCTCGGACCATTTTGACAGTCGGGAACGAAG GGCCCCACGAAGGACTCGGGTCAATGGAGACAACCGCCTCTAG
- the PLCG1 gene encoding 1-phosphatidylinositol 4,5-bisphosphate phosphodiesterase gamma-1 isoform X4 has translation MAGAASPCANGCGPGAPSDAEVLNLCRNLEVGTVMTLFYSKKSQRPERKTFQVKLETRQIIWSRGADKFEGAIDIREIKEIRPGKTSRDFDRYQEDPAFRPDQSHCFVILYGMEFRLKTLSLQATSEDEVNMWIKGLTWLMEDTLQAATPLQIERWLRKQFYSVDRNHEDRISAKDLKNMLSQVNYRVPNMRFLRERLTDLEQRTSDITYGQFAQLYRSLMYSAQKTMDLPFLEASALRAGERPELCRVSLPEFQQFLLEYQGELWAVDRLQVQEFMLSFLRDPLREIEEPYFFLEEFVTFLFSKENSVWNSQLDAVCPDTMNNPLSHYWISSSHNTYLTGDQFSSESSLEAYARCLRMGCRCIELDCWDGPDGMPVIYHGHTLTTKIKFSDVLHTIKEHAFVASEYPVILSIEDHCSIAQQRNMAQHFRKVLGDTLLTKPVDIAADGLPSPNQLKRKILIKHKKLAEGSAYEEVPTSVMYSENDISNSIKNGILYLEDPVNHEWYPHYFVLTSSKIYYSEETSSDQGNEDEEEPKEASGGTELHSNEKWFHGKLGAGRDGRHIAERLLTEYCIETGAPDGSFLVRESETFVGDYTLSFWRNGKVQHCRIHSRQDAGTPKFFLTDNLVFDSLYDLITHYQQVPLRCNEFEMRLSEPVPQTNAHESKEWYHASLTRAQAEHMLMRVPRDGAFLVRKRNEPNSYAISFRAEGKIKHCRVQQEGQTVMLGNSEFDSLVDLVSYYERHPLYRKMKLRYPINEEALEKIGTAEPDYGALYEGRNPGFYVEANPMPTFKCAVKALFDYKAQREDELTFTKSAIIQNVEKQEGGWWRGDYGGKKQLWFPSNYVEEMVSPAALEPEREHLDENSPLGDLLRGVLDVPACQIAIRPEGKNNRLFVFSISMASVAHWSLDVAADSQEELQDWVKKIREVAQTADARLTEGKMMERRKKIALELSELVVYCRPVPFDEDKIGTERACYRDMSSFPETKAEKYVNKAKGKKFLQYNRLQLSRIYPKGQRLDSSNYDPLPMWICGSQLVALNFQTPDKPMQMNQALFMAGGHCGYVLQPSTMRDEAFDPFDKSSLRGLEPCAISIEVLGARHLPKNGRGIVCPFVEIEVAGAEYDSTKQKTEFVVDNGLNPVWPAKPFHFQISNPEFAFLRFVVYEEDMFSDQNFLAQATFLVKGLKTGYRAVPLKNNYSEDLELASLLVKIDVFPAKENGDLSPFGGASLRERGCDASGQLFHGRAREGSFEARYQQPFEDFRISQEHLSDHFDSRERRAPRRTRVNGDNRL, from the exons ATGGCGGGCGCCGCGTCCCCCTGCGCCAATGGCTGCGGGCCCGGCGCGCCCTCGGACGCTGAGGTGCTGAACCTCTGCCGCAACCTCGAGGTGGGCACCGTCATGACTTTGTTCTACTCCAAGAAGTCGCAGCGGCCCGAGCGGAAGACCTTCCAGGTCAAGCTGGAGACGCGGCAGATCATATGGAGCCGTGGCGCCGACAAGTTCGAGGGGGCCA TCGATATTCGTGAAATCAAGGAGATCCGCCCAGGGAAGACCTCACGGGACTTTGACCGCTACCAAGAGGATCCTGCTTTTCGACCAGACCAGTCACACTGCTTTGTCATCCTGTATGGAATGGAATTCCGCCTGAAGACTTTGAGCTTGCAAG CCACGTCTGAGGACGAAGTGAACATGTGGATCAAGGGCTTGACTTGGCTGATGGAGGATACATTGCAGGCGGCCACACCCCTGCAGATTGAGAG GTGGCTGCGGAAGCAGTTCTACTCAGTGGACCGGAATCATGAGGATCG TATATCAGCCAAGGACCTGAAGAACATGCTGTCCCAGGTCAACTACCGGGTCCCCAACATGCGCTTCCTCCGAGAGCGACTGACG GACCTGGAGCAGCGCACCAGCGACATCACCTATGGGCAGTTTGCTCAGCTGTACCGCAGCCTCATGTACAGCGCCCAGAAGACG ATGGACCTCCCCTTCCTGGAAGCCAGTGCCCTGAG GGCGGGGGAGCGGCCGGAGCTCTGCCGGGTGTCCCTTCCTGAGTTCCAGCAATTCCTCCTCGAGTACCAGGGG GAGCTGTGGGCTGTTGACCGGCTCCAAGTGCAGGAGTTCATGCTCAGCTTCCTCCGAGACCCCTTGCGAGAGATCGAGGAGCCTTActtcttcctggaagag TTTGTCACCTTCCTGTTCTCCAAGGAGAACAGTGTGTGGAACTCGCAGCTGGACGCCGTGTGCCCAGACACCATGAACAATCCTCTCTCCCACTACTGGATCTCCTCCTCACACAACAC GTACCTGACTGGTGACCAGTTCTCCAGCGAGTCCTCCCTGGAAGCCTACGCTCGCTGCCTGCGGATGGGCTGTCGCTGCATTGAGT TGGACTGCTGGGATGGCCCAGACGGGATGCCAGTCATTTACCATGGACACACCTTGACCACCAAGATCAAGTTCTCAGACGTCCTGCACACCATCAAGGAGCACGCCTTTGTGGCCTCAGA GTACCCAGTCATCCTGTCCATCGAGGACCACTGCAGCATCGCCCAGCAGAGGAACATGGCCCAGCACTTCAGGAAGGTGCTCGGGGACACACTCCTCACCAAGCCCGTGGACATCGCCGCCGACGGGCTCCCCTCACCCAACCAGCTCAAGAGGAAGATCCTCATCAAG CACAAGAAGCTGGCTGAGGGCAGTGCCTATGAGGAGGTGCCTACGTCCGTGATGTACTCTGAGAACGACATCAGCAACTCCATCAAGAACGGCATTCTCTACCTGGAGGACCCCGTGAACCAC GAGTGGTATCCCCACTACTTTGTTCTGACCAGCAGCAAAATCTACTACTCTGAGGAGACCAGCAGTGACCAGGGCAATGAGGACGAAGAGGAGCCCAAGGAG GCCAGCGGCGGCACAGAGCTGCACTCCAACGAGAAGTGGTTCCATGGGAAgctcggggcggggcgggacggGCGACACATCGCCGAGCGCCTGCTTACAGAGTACTGCATCGAGACCGGGGCACCCGACGGCTCCTTCCTCGTGCGCGAGAGCGAGACCTTCGTGGGCGACTACACCCTCTCCTTCTG GCGGAACGGGAAAGTCCAGCACTGCCGGATCCACTCTCGGCAGGACGCTGGGACCCCCAAGTTCTTCCTGACAGACAACCTCGTCTTCGACTCACTCTATGACCTCATCACGCACTACCAGCAGGTGCCCCTGCGCTGCAACGAATTTGAGATGCGCCTCTCAGAGCCCGTCCCACAGACCAACGCCCACGAGAGCAAAGA GTGGTACCACGCCAGCCTGACCAGAGCACAGGCCGAGCACATGCTGATGCGCGTACCCCGGGATGGGGCCTTCCTGGTGCGGAAACGGAATGAGCCCAACTCCTACGCCATCTCCTTCCG GGCTGAGGGGAAGATCAAGCACTGCCGAGTCCAGCAGGAGGGCCAGACTGTGATGCTGGGCAACTCAGAGTTTGACAGCCTCGTTGACCTCGTCAGCTACTATGAGAGGCACCCCCTGTACCGCAAGATGAAGCTGCGCTATCCCATCAATGAGGAGGCGCTGGAGAAGATTGGCACGGCT GAGCCTGACTATGGAGCGCTGTACGAGGGGCGCAACCCTGGCTTCTACGTGGAGGCAAACCCCATGCCAACTTTCAAG TGTGCCGTCAAAGCTCTCTTTGACTATAAGGCCCAGAGAGAAGATGAGCTGACTTTCACCAAGAGTGCCATCATCCAGAACGTGGAGAAGCAAGAGGGAGGCTG GTGGCGGGGGGACTATGGTGGGAAGAAGCAGCTGTGGTTCCCTTCAAACTACGTGGAAGAGATGGTCAGCCCAGCAGCCCTGGAGCCTGAGAGGGAG CACTTGGACGAGAACAGCCCCCTGGGGGACTTGCTGCGGGGGGTCTTGGATGTGCCAGCTTGTCAGATAG CCATCCGTCCCGAGGGCAAGAACAACCGGCTGTTCGTCTTCTCCATCAGCATGGCATCAGTGGCACACTGGTCCCTGGATGTGGCTGCTGACTcacaggaggagctgcaggactGGGTGAAAAAGATCCGAGAAGTAGCCCAGACTGCGGATGCCAGG CTCACAGAGGGGAAGATGATGGAGCGGAGGAAGAAGATCGCCCTGGAGCTCTCGGAGCTTGTTGTCTACTGCCGGCCTGTTCCCTTCGACGAAGACA AGATCGGCACAGAACGCGCTTGCTACCGGGACATGTCATCCTTCCCGGAAACCAAGGCTGAGAAATACGTGAACAAGGCCAAAGGCAAGAAGTTCCTCCAGTACAACCGGCTGCAGCTGTCCCGCATCTACCCCAAGGGCCAGCGGCTGGACTCCTCCAACTATGACCCTTTGCCCATGTGGATCTGTGGCAGTCAGCTGGTGGCCCTCAACTTCCAGACCCCAG ACAAGCCCATGCAGATGAACCAGGCCCTCTTCATGGCCGGCGGGCACTGTGGCTACGTGCTGCAGCCCAGCACCATGCGGGACGAGGCCTTCGACCCCTTCGACAAGAGCAGCCTCCGGGGGCTGGAGCCGTGTGCTATCTCCATCGAG GTGCTGGGGGCCCGACATCTGCCGAAGAACGGCCGGGGCATCGTGTGTCCTTTTGTGGAGATTgaggtggctggagcagagtatGACAGCACCAAGCAGAAGACAGAGTTTGTGG TGGACAACGGACTGAACCCTGTGTGGCCAGCCAAGCCCTTCCACTTCCAGATCAGTAACCCCGAATTCGCCTTCCTGCGTTTCGTGGTGTATGAGGAAGACATGTTTAGTGACCAGAACTTCCTGGCTCAGGCCACCTTCTTGGTGAAGGGCCTGAAGACGG GATACAGAGCGGTGCCTTTGAAGAACAACTACAGTGAGGACCTGGAGCTGGCCTCCCTGCTCGTCAAGATAGATGTTTTCCCTGCCAAG GAGAACGGCGACCTGAGTCCATTCGGCGGGGCATCCCTGCGGGAGCGAGGCTGCGACGCCTCGGGCCAGCTATTTCATGGGCGGGCCCGGGAAGGCTCCTTTGAAGCCCGCTACCAGCAGCCATTTGAGGACTTCCGCATCTCCCAGGAGCATCTCTCGGACCATTTTGACAGTCGGGAACGAAG GGCCCCACGAAGGACTCGGGTCAATGGAGACAACCGCCTCTAG